Proteins encoded within one genomic window of Notolabrus celidotus isolate fNotCel1 unplaced genomic scaffold, fNotCel1.pri scaffold_115_arrow_ctg1, whole genome shotgun sequence:
- the LOC117808542 gene encoding uncharacterized protein LOC117808542 has protein sequence MKADECSSDSDDTIDPTPPDVDKDSEDRDKDGVPELQRTESVFLTRKMLGIKDFSLPSSGSSEELYVPDSADKTDDECSEEEGDSSEVEQHKYKKRKAKKKHSTNTQAVQPHKRQRKTHRESSSNDSSDVTVMMLQKKPNGDRLYNKKYHCVFCLKAYNKIARHLESKHRDKQEVARAMTYPKGSKERRIQLSLLRNQGNRLHNNKVLREGKGVLVPSQQSSTDVAARDYMHCRNCEAYLKRKTLWRHMQRCQLRKKIEGLKPGKTRVQALCQYAQPVPADVNERFWKMVLNMHMDEVTNAVRKEKNILKFGEHLFSKHGHDATKHEYIRQKMREAGPLVVQGHKHGKLKQLSDFFVPANFPHVIQAVKDVAGLNEETNTYKTPSLALKLGHNLKKIASIIECEAMIAGEEDVVHNVQMFKQICDTKWNECVSAQALRNLDEAKWNAPQLLPFAEDVKKMHQYLQRQRQDFKKKLDHKPTKKDWAELARITLCEIILFNRRREGEVSKMPLNAFPLRDTSSTHPDIELSLSELERKLCKHLQRIEIRGKRGRKVPILLTPDVLASMELLVKTRRTCEVPDENQFMFGRPQALSYFRGSDVIRQVARSCGANHPEALSSTKLRKHLATMSKILNLKDNEMDDLAEFLGHDIRVHRQYSRLPEGTLQLAKISKVLMALERGQLSQFQGKNLDQINMDPQEKMPVYSDPSDSEADDDMREEDAAPFSPSPSPTPSPSPSPSASSSSGKSRVSRKSFQAGPNYPHPAKGHLS, from the exons ATG AAAGCTGATGAGTGTTCAAGTGACAGTGATGATACCATTGACCCCACGCCACCTGATGTAGACAAGGACAGTGAGGACAGGGACAAGGATGGCGTACCTGAGCTGCAAAGAACTGAGAGTGTTTTT CTGACCAGAAAAATGCTGGGGATCAAAGACTTTTCTCTGCCAAGTTCTGGGAGCAGTGAAGAGTTGTATGTTCCTGATTCTgctgacaaaactgatgacgaatgttcagaagaagaaggagacagTTCTGAAGTCGAACAGCACAAgtacaagaaaagaaaagccaaGAAAAAGCATTCAACAAACACTCAGGCAGTCCAACCACACAAACGACAACGTAAGACACATAGAGAATCCTCCTCCAATGACAGCTCTGACGTGACAGTGATGATGCTGCAGAAAAAACCGAATGGTGACAGACTGTACAATAAAAAGTATCACTGTGTGTTTTGCTTAAAGGCTTACAATAAAATTGCCCGCCATTTGGAatctaaacacagagacaaacaggagGTGGCAAGAGCAATGACATATCCAAAGGGGTCAAAAGAGAGAAGAATACAGCTCAGCTTACTGAGAAACCAAGGGAATCGTCTACACAATAATAAGGTGCTGAGAGAAGGAAAAGGAGTGTTAGTTCCCAGTCAGCAGTCCAGCACTGATGTTGCAGCCAGAGATTACATGCACTGTAGAAACTGTGAAGCTTACCTCAAGAGGAAAACACTGTGGAGGCATATGCAGAGATGTCAACTTCGCAAGAAGATTGAGGGATTAAAGCCTGGAAAAACCAGAGTCCAGGCTCTTTGTCAATATGCTCAGCCAGTGCCAGCAGATGTTAATGAACGCTTTTGGAAAATGGTGCTAAACATGCACATGGATGAGGTTACTAATGCTGTTcgcaaagagaaaaacattctgAAATTTGGAGAACACCTCTTCAGCAAACATGGACACGATGCAACCAAACACGAATATATCAGACAGAAGATGAGGGAGGCAGGGCCACTTGTTGTGCAAGGACACAAACATGGGAAGTTGAAGCAGTTATCAGACTTTTTTGTACCAGCTAATTTCCCTCATGTGATACAGGCCGTTAAGGACGTAGCGGGCTTGAATGAGGAGACGAACACATACAAAACACCTTCTCTGGCGCTTAAGTTAGGCCACAACCTCAAAAAGATTGCAAGCATCATCGAATGTGAAGCCATGATTGCAGGTGAAGAGGATGTCGTCCACAATgttcaaatgttcaaacaaaTATGTGACACAAAATggaatgagtgtgtgtcagcACAGGCCTTAAGAAATCTGGATGAAGCAAAATGGAATGCCCCACAGCTTCTTCCATTTGCTGAGGATGTAAAAAAGATGCATCAGTATCTccaaagacaaagacaggacttcaaaaaaaaacttgaccACAAACCAACGAAGAAGGACTGGGCAGAACTTGCAAGAATAACCCTCTGTGAGATTATTCTGTTCAACcgcagaagagagggagaagtaTCCAAGATGCCATTGAATGCTTTTCCATTGAGAGACACCTCATCCACTCATCCTGATATTGAGTTGTCTCTGTCTGAGCTGGAGAGGAAGCTGTGCAAACACCTCCAGAGGATAGAAATAAGGGGAAAACGAGGACGAAAGGTCCCCATCCTTCTCACGCCTGATGTGCTTGCTTCTATGGAGTTACTCGTCAAGACTCGTCGCACCTGTGAAGTCCCTGATGAAAACCAGTTCATGTTTGGCAGACCACAAGCACTCTCCTACTTCAGAGGATCCGATGTTATTCGTCAGGTAGCTCGCAGTTGTGGGGCAAACCACCCAGAAGCTTTGTCTTCCACCAAGTTAAGGAAGCACTTGGCAACCATGTCCAAAATTCTTAACCTGAAGGACAACGAGATGGATGACCTCGCTGAGTTCCTGGGCCATGACATAAGGGTGCATCGCCAGTATTCTAGACTTCCGGAGGGCACGTTACAGCTCGCAAAAATCAGTAAGGTCCTCATGGCACTGGAACGAGGTCAGCTGTCGCAGTTTCAAGGAAAGAATCTTGATCAGATCAACATGGATCCACAAG AGAAAATGCCAGTGTACAGTGACCCTTCTGACAGTGAAGCAGATGATGACATGAGAGAGGAAGATGCAGCTCCTTTTTCACCGTCACCTTCACCtacaccttcaccttcaccttcaccttctgcctcatcatcatcag GCAAATCCAGGGTGAGCAGGAAATCCTTTCAAGCTGGACCAAACTATCCACATCCAGCCAAAGGTCATTTAAGTTGA
- the LOC117808544 gene encoding sentrin-specific protease 1-like: MSGDTASSRTIFSNIVLLMADIWSGKRQGVLWSKVGPYKLFARDLQNLAPGRELESEVLNAFIHVIIQKLQQESLKRFYLVDSFAMTALWHGSCRGLKKVDPMAYNVLLGPVCDNRHWTLVVLYPKERRAVYIDPLGETPDHIIKCRDVTRLKIVRSRIGFRCLCLVCLCVFHT, encoded by the exons ATGTCCGGAGACACTGCTTCCTCCAGGACTATATTTTCAAACATTGTTCTCT TAATGGCTGACATCTGGTCTGGCAAACGGCAAGGTGTGCTATGGAGCAAAGTGGGACCATACAAACTTTTTGCCAGAGACCTGCAAAATCTGGCACCTGGAAGGGAACTAGAGAGTGAG GTTTTGAATGCATTCATTCATGTCATCATTCAAAAGTTACAACAGGAAAGTTTGAAAAGGTTTTATCTTGTTGACTCCTTTGCAATGACTGCTCTGTGGCATGGATCATGCCGTGGATTAAAGAAG GTTGACCCAATGGCCTACAATGTCCTCTTAGGTCCTGTGTGTGACAACAGACATTGGACACTTGTG GTCCTTTATCCAAAGGAGAGGCGTGCAGTTTACATAGACCCTCTAGGAGAAACACCTGACCACATAATCAAATGCAGGGATGTAACACG ATTGAAAATTGTCCGCTCCAGAATCGGGTTCAGATGTCTTTGTTtggtctgcttgtgtgtgtttcacactTAA